Proteins encoded within one genomic window of Empedobacter falsenii:
- the nhaA gene encoding Na+/H+ antiporter NhaA has translation MASSINLKIFKEFIKSSNFGGFLLFLCVLISLIIANSSLSDTLKSVLSYEFGVENSWIHLKYSTSMWINDGLMAIFFLLVGLEIKREIVEGELSSPKKAILPILAAMGGAIVPALIYICFNIGLDTSGGWGIPMATDIAFALAVISLLDKRIPISLKIFLAALAIVDDLIAILVIALFYSSGIDLVYLMYAGVGLGVLVLMNRLNVENPYLYLIPGIFIWYFVHHSGIHATIAGVLVAMTLPTNNTDQESPLERLEHALVKPVNFIIIPIFAFANTNITIYNEMLEGLTSPLGLGILLGLLVGKPIGIVLSSIICSRFGIGQLPEGSNLNHILGVGLLAGIGFTMSIFISNLSFNSEILIDEAKLAVLLTSLIAGVLGYLILRKSSKIN, from the coding sequence ATGGCTAGTTCTATCAATTTAAAAATATTCAAAGAATTTATTAAGTCGAGTAATTTTGGAGGTTTCCTCCTTTTTTTATGCGTACTGATTTCTTTAATTATAGCTAATTCATCTTTAAGTGACACATTAAAAAGTGTATTATCTTATGAATTTGGAGTCGAAAATAGTTGGATTCATTTAAAGTATAGTACAAGCATGTGGATTAATGATGGATTAATGGCTATTTTTTTCTTACTTGTAGGTCTAGAAATAAAAAGAGAAATTGTAGAAGGTGAACTATCATCACCTAAAAAAGCTATTCTTCCTATTTTAGCAGCAATGGGTGGTGCGATAGTGCCTGCGTTAATATATATATGTTTTAATATAGGTTTGGATACTTCAGGTGGATGGGGAATTCCTATGGCTACAGATATTGCATTTGCATTAGCAGTTATATCATTGTTAGACAAAAGGATTCCGATAAGTTTAAAGATTTTTTTGGCTGCATTAGCTATAGTGGATGATCTGATAGCTATTTTAGTGATAGCTTTATTTTATTCATCAGGTATAGACTTAGTGTATTTAATGTATGCGGGTGTAGGCCTAGGAGTATTAGTGTTAATGAATAGATTAAACGTAGAGAATCCTTATTTATATTTGATTCCAGGAATATTTATATGGTATTTTGTACATCATTCGGGTATACATGCTACAATAGCAGGTGTATTAGTAGCCATGACTTTACCAACAAATAATACTGATCAAGAATCGCCATTAGAACGATTAGAACATGCCTTAGTAAAGCCTGTAAACTTTATTATTATTCCAATTTTCGCATTTGCTAATACTAATATAACTATATATAACGAGATGCTTGAAGGATTAACCTCTCCTTTAGGATTAGGTATTTTATTAGGTTTATTAGTTGGTAAACCAATAGGTATTGTATTAAGTTCTATTATTTGCTCAAGATTTGGCATTGGTCAGTTACCAGAAGGGAGTAATTTAAACCATATTTTAGGTGTAGGATTATTAGCTGGTATCGGTTTTACGATGTCTATATTTATATCTAATTTATCATTTAATAGTGAAATATTAATTGATGAAGCTAAATTAGCCGTTTTATTAACATCTTTAATTGCTGGAGTATTAGGCTACTTGATTTTGAGAAAAAGTAGTAAAATAAATTAA
- a CDS encoding MauE/DoxX family redox-associated membrane protein has product MRKIAPLIQTLVCYLFIILFIYTAVSKLIDFENFQIQLAQSPLLSVYAEFIVYTKKISIGIVIALLLLVSKRTLQQ; this is encoded by the coding sequence ATGAGAAAAATTGCACCGCTTATACAAACACTCGTCTGCTACCTATTTATCATATTGTTTATTTATACAGCTGTGAGTAAACTAATAGATTTTGAGAATTTTCAAATTCAATTGGCACAATCACCATTACTAAGTGTATATGCAGAATTTATAGTTTATACTAAAAAAATTAGTATAGGAATTGTTATTGCACTATTGCTTCTAGTTAGCAAACGAACCTTACAACAATAA
- a CDS encoding MauE/DoxX family redox-associated membrane protein, producing MKKITPIIQTLICYLFIVLFVYAAVSKLIDFETFQTQLGQSPVISAYASIVSYGILIIELLISILLGIKKYQKLGLYCALFLMNVFTIYIIIILKFAPFTPCSCGGILEDMGWNEHLIFNLLFILLAILGIILMNSNYRLTASKIGLIFLVGILFMIGLFQKSRFEKSYNNSFIREFLPHHSNQLSKLNLKQEGFTISGFDSCYVYLSHPSAPLYLLQYDYHTNKIDTLHLEIKKKELPYKRLITQVDYPTYVIGDGSIGILQIGQLNAKPTLLTYYQNVYYNSYALGNNHHIGFVAAEPQTRSNLLGVIYPSEKGETIKLNKTSLKNQINGTFDTDGLLIWNKENNHFLYSYYYRNEVIVLDTMMNELYHLNSIDTITTAQIDMAYYPKTDQYKIGPRTIRVHEYSATYGDKLYIYSRRFGKYEEEISGTSIIDVYDYPNKSYLYSFYLYHLPQEKLRNFRVFKNYIFAVVNKELYFYKLIK from the coding sequence ATGAAAAAAATAACTCCTATTATACAAACACTCATCTGCTACCTATTTATTGTTTTGTTTGTCTATGCTGCAGTCAGTAAGCTCATCGATTTTGAAACCTTTCAAACCCAGCTGGGACAATCGCCAGTTATTAGTGCTTATGCAAGCATTGTTTCTTATGGAATATTAATTATTGAACTATTAATATCAATCCTACTGGGTATCAAAAAATATCAAAAATTGGGTTTATACTGTGCCTTATTTTTGATGAATGTATTCACCATATACATTATCATTATTCTAAAATTTGCTCCATTTACACCATGTAGCTGTGGAGGTATTTTAGAAGATATGGGGTGGAACGAGCATTTGATTTTTAATCTTCTTTTTATTTTACTTGCTATTTTAGGCATTATTTTAATGAATAGTAATTATCGTCTTACAGCATCTAAAATAGGTTTAATTTTTCTTGTAGGTATACTGTTCATGATAGGACTTTTTCAAAAGAGTCGATTTGAAAAAAGCTATAACAATAGTTTTATTCGCGAATTTCTTCCTCATCATTCAAATCAATTATCTAAATTAAATTTAAAACAAGAAGGTTTTACTATTTCAGGGTTTGATAGCTGTTATGTTTATCTATCTCATCCTTCTGCTCCTCTCTATCTATTGCAATATGATTATCATACAAATAAAATTGACACGCTTCATCTAGAAATTAAGAAAAAAGAATTACCCTATAAGCGATTAATTACACAAGTCGATTACCCTACATATGTAATTGGTGATGGCTCTATTGGCATACTTCAAATTGGTCAATTAAATGCTAAACCTACTCTCCTAACCTATTATCAAAATGTGTATTATAATTCATATGCTCTTGGAAATAATCATCATATTGGATTTGTAGCTGCAGAACCACAAACTAGATCAAATTTATTAGGTGTTATATATCCTAGCGAAAAAGGTGAAACTATAAAATTAAATAAGACTAGTCTAAAAAATCAAATCAACGGAACATTTGACACTGATGGCTTATTGATTTGGAACAAAGAAAATAATCATTTTTTGTATAGTTACTATTATCGAAATGAAGTGATAGTATTGGATACTATGATGAATGAACTATATCATTTGAATAGTATTGACACCATTACCACAGCACAAATTGATATGGCTTATTATCCAAAAACTGACCAGTATAAAATAGGACCTCGCACAATCCGTGTGCACGAATACAGCGCTACATATGGGGATAAACTCTATATCTACAGTAGACGTTTTGGAAAATATGAAGAAGAAATAAGTGGTACAAGCATTATTGATGTATATGATTATCCTAATAAAAGTTATCTCTATAGTTTTTACCTGTATCATTTACCTCAAGAAAAATTAAGAAATTTTAGAGTGTTCAAAAATTACATTTTCGCTGTAGTTAATAAAGAGCTCTATTTCTATAAATTAATAAAATAA
- a CDS encoding DUF6520 family protein: MKTRFLNKILPLGVGMMAVAFAFATEGKSSTKDESSTLYIYDNLECTEVSTECDNVQNYPCTFNGERVHLIKDSQTSCSVALFNSFQMD, encoded by the coding sequence ATGAAAACACGTTTTTTAAACAAAATTTTACCTTTAGGAGTGGGTATGATGGCTGTTGCATTTGCTTTTGCAACTGAAGGAAAATCATCAACTAAAGATGAAAGTTCAACACTTTACATCTACGATAATTTAGAATGTACAGAGGTAAGTACGGAATGTGACAATGTACAAAATTATCCTTGTACTTTTAACGGAGAACGCGTGCACTTAATCAAAGATTCGCAAACTTCGTGTAGTGTAGCGCTATTTAATAGCTTCCAAATGGATTAA
- a CDS encoding alpha/beta hydrolase family protein: MKIINTFIRVLLILIFSHSYCNAQKNNTRHIADSLWTKDIFLNKISPKGDWVFFDELDNRMERKYKLLNAQKNIDFEFNEIRKPEFTETQFIYLNNKKDLTIKDLKQLKDYKYANCQSYLLNSTNTVIAINYKESAVLINLDNYSVIAKFNGYVNNWNPISNIFSLTTNEEGSDYLKLIQLKNNDIDIIFSKPVIDLNWQEWADNGESLFFSEKDLFTNYNIYSKKSIEKAMNNSFDTSTLNLQKPVDGKFVYFNQKINNSHSNQNMMEVWEGADKWIFPRKNEYEKNEKFNFLYQWNIENNQIKELTDTAYSSYITNPILNNSIVYNKLQYEPEFFEFPFSDLYLKTHDDNSQTLIAQHIYTKEGNFNFSVKGNYIVYFDQKDWWLYHIKTKTKRNLTQNIQDKFFSEWVDGATLKLPYSRFGPIWSDDEKFLMIYSQYDIWLFNTENNSTEKITNSGDTKTRYRIFNDFNLVASGGSINPKDYIYLKVSYENHSSSWATWKKGKGLKLHDKLKGNIDYFFYQNNQIYFKLSKFNLSPIIYNYNLQNNLRVVYETNKELKNLHVKDEELVYYDVPINNERLKGALLYPINYNPDKKYPLIVSVYEQNSESAKLFDPPSFSNYTGFNILNLLSKEYFILLPDIVYLKNNPGKAATLSLEVALDKVFENKSIDKNRVGLIGHSFGGYQTGFVITQSNYFKTAVIGSTTIDLVTYYHDISWSMKKEQMWRIENQQFRMSPDFYKFKEEYINNTTLYHLDKIKIPVLIWTGKEDDNANWYQNTYLYTGLRRLNKPVKMLLFNKEGHSVVTPVNQKLLTIEIENWFDKYLK, translated from the coding sequence ATGAAAATAATTAATACTTTTATAAGAGTACTACTAATATTGATTTTTAGTCATAGTTATTGTAATGCTCAAAAAAATAATACCAGACATATTGCGGATTCTTTATGGACAAAAGATATTTTTTTAAATAAAATTAGTCCAAAAGGGGATTGGGTATTTTTTGACGAACTTGATAATAGGATGGAAAGAAAATATAAGTTATTGAATGCTCAAAAAAATATTGATTTTGAATTCAATGAAATCAGAAAACCAGAATTTACAGAAACCCAATTTATTTATTTAAATAATAAAAAAGATCTTACGATAAAAGATTTAAAACAGTTAAAAGATTATAAATATGCTAATTGTCAATCTTATTTACTCAATAGTACTAATACTGTTATTGCAATTAATTATAAGGAATCAGCTGTTTTAATCAATTTAGATAATTATAGTGTTATAGCAAAATTTAATGGGTATGTAAATAATTGGAATCCAATATCAAACATTTTTTCATTAACGACAAATGAAGAAGGGAGTGACTATTTAAAACTTATCCAATTAAAGAATAATGATATAGATATCATTTTTTCTAAACCAGTGATCGATTTAAATTGGCAAGAATGGGCTGATAATGGTGAATCTCTATTCTTTTCGGAAAAAGATTTATTCACGAACTATAACATTTATAGTAAAAAAAGTATTGAGAAAGCAATGAATAATAGTTTTGATACGTCAACCTTAAATCTTCAAAAACCTGTTGATGGAAAATTTGTATATTTTAATCAAAAGATAAATAATAGCCATTCAAATCAGAATATGATGGAAGTATGGGAAGGTGCAGATAAATGGATTTTTCCGAGAAAAAATGAGTATGAAAAAAATGAAAAATTTAATTTTCTTTACCAATGGAATATTGAAAACAATCAAATTAAAGAACTAACTGATACTGCATACTCTTCCTATATAACAAATCCTATATTGAACAATTCTATTGTTTATAATAAATTACAATATGAACCCGAGTTTTTTGAATTTCCTTTTAGCGATTTATACCTGAAAACTCACGATGATAATTCACAAACATTAATTGCTCAACATATTTATACGAAGGAAGGAAATTTTAATTTTTCAGTTAAAGGGAATTATATCGTCTATTTTGATCAGAAGGATTGGTGGTTATACCATATTAAAACAAAAACTAAAAGAAATTTAACCCAAAATATTCAAGATAAGTTTTTTAGCGAATGGGTGGATGGAGCAACACTAAAGTTGCCTTATAGTCGATTTGGACCAATTTGGTCTGATGATGAGAAGTTTCTAATGATTTATAGTCAATATGATATTTGGTTATTTAATACAGAAAATAACAGCACTGAAAAGATAACAAATAGTGGAGATACTAAAACAAGATACAGAATTTTTAATGACTTTAATTTGGTGGCTAGTGGAGGAAGTATAAACCCAAAAGATTATATTTATTTAAAAGTGTCTTATGAAAACCATAGCTCTTCTTGGGCAACTTGGAAGAAAGGTAAAGGTTTGAAACTACATGATAAATTAAAAGGAAATATTGACTATTTTTTCTATCAAAATAACCAAATCTATTTTAAGCTAAGTAAGTTCAATCTTTCGCCAATTATTTATAATTATAATCTTCAAAACAATTTACGGGTGGTTTATGAAACCAATAAAGAGCTTAAAAACCTTCATGTAAAAGACGAAGAATTAGTTTATTATGATGTTCCAATAAATAATGAACGATTGAAAGGAGCTTTACTTTATCCTATTAACTATAATCCTGATAAAAAATACCCACTCATAGTATCCGTTTATGAACAGAATTCAGAAAGTGCAAAATTGTTTGATCCACCTTCTTTTAGTAACTATACGGGATTTAATATTTTAAATTTATTGTCGAAAGAGTATTTTATTTTACTACCTGATATTGTCTATTTGAAAAATAACCCTGGAAAAGCAGCTACGTTATCTTTGGAAGTTGCATTGGATAAAGTTTTCGAAAATAAATCTATAGATAAAAATAGAGTGGGATTAATAGGACATTCGTTTGGTGGTTATCAAACAGGATTTGTAATTACCCAGAGCAATTATTTTAAAACAGCGGTGATTGGTTCTACTACAATAGATTTAGTTACTTATTATCATGATATTTCTTGGTCAATGAAAAAAGAACAGATGTGGCGTATAGAAAACCAACAATTTAGGATGAGTCCTGATTTTTATAAATTTAAAGAAGAGTATATCAATAATACGACTTTGTATCATTTGGACAAAATTAAAATACCTGTACTAATATGGACAGGCAAAGAAGATGATAATGCAAACTGGTATCAGAACACCTATTTGTATACTGGTTTAAGAAGATTAAATAAACCTGTAAAAATGTTATTGTTCAATAAAGAGGGGCATAGTGTTGTTACACCAGTCAATCAAAAATTATTAACGATTGAAATTGAGAATTGGTTTGATAAGTATTTGAAATAA
- a CDS encoding RagB/SusD family nutrient uptake outer membrane protein, translating into MKTSILKFNILLLFFLIFSCNDFVEVDFPTNQLPSLYVFENETTANGAILNLYSELRDNSIYNGKLSSSSILFGLYADELDYYGNPTSGLNDIYLHHIDTNNTEVKTIWTNSYKLIYMANASIQGLENSHFSSKNTLMAEALFFRAFMHFSLYTIYNEIPYIKSTDYLVNSKCYKNSQSEIYANLIEDLENALVLLQDANINTNTRINKFTIYALLAKIHLYNKEWNKAINYSDLIIHSNRFQLVNDINTEFLKNSTSTIFQLKTAKEGSPTNEAPIFTITGQNPNNIALTKNFLNSFENGDLRKIYWVKSSSNGNWFFSSKYKQINTLASSSEYSIVFRLPEIFLIRAEAYVNTNKKNEAISDINSIRNKAGLNGISNTNENLFEAILNERQHELFCEHGNRWFDLKRFGLLSQTLLPLKPSFQDFHQYFPIPESEIILNQNLLPQNQGY; encoded by the coding sequence ATGAAAACAAGTATACTTAAATTTAATATCCTCCTTTTATTCTTTTTAATTTTTAGCTGTAATGATTTTGTTGAAGTTGATTTTCCAACGAATCAATTGCCAAGTTTATATGTTTTTGAAAATGAAACGACAGCTAATGGAGCCATACTCAATTTGTATTCCGAACTTAGGGATAATTCGATTTACAATGGTAAGCTATCAAGCAGTAGTATCCTCTTCGGATTATATGCAGATGAACTTGATTATTATGGAAATCCTACTTCGGGTCTTAATGATATTTATTTGCATCATATAGACACAAATAATACAGAAGTAAAAACCATATGGACAAATTCGTATAAATTAATTTACATGGCGAATGCCAGTATTCAAGGTTTAGAAAATTCTCACTTTAGTTCAAAAAATACATTAATGGCTGAGGCATTATTTTTTAGGGCGTTTATGCATTTTTCACTTTATACGATCTATAATGAAATTCCTTACATAAAGTCTACTGATTACTTGGTAAATAGTAAGTGTTATAAAAATAGTCAATCGGAAATATATGCTAACTTAATTGAAGATTTGGAAAATGCATTAGTCTTATTACAAGATGCTAATATTAATACCAATACACGTATTAACAAATTTACAATTTATGCTTTATTAGCTAAAATTCATTTATATAACAAGGAGTGGAATAAGGCAATAAATTATTCGGATTTGATTATTCATTCTAATCGGTTTCAATTGGTGAATGATATAAATACAGAATTTCTAAAAAATAGCACTTCAACTATTTTTCAATTAAAAACTGCCAAAGAAGGAAGTCCTACAAACGAAGCCCCAATCTTCACGATTACAGGGCAAAATCCTAATAATATTGCCTTAACAAAGAACTTTCTAAATAGTTTTGAAAATGGGGATTTGAGAAAAATTTATTGGGTAAAATCATCTAGTAATGGTAATTGGTTCTTTTCTTCTAAATACAAACAAATCAATACGCTTGCTTCAAGTAGCGAATATTCGATTGTTTTTAGATTACCAGAAATATTTTTAATAAGAGCTGAAGCATATGTTAATACCAATAAGAAAAATGAAGCCATTTCTGATATCAATTCAATTAGAAATAAAGCAGGTCTAAATGGAATTAGTAACACAAATGAAAATCTATTTGAAGCGATTCTCAATGAGCGTCAACATGAGTTATTTTGTGAACATGGTAACAGATGGTTTGATTTAAAGCGTTTTGGTTTATTATCACAGACCTTGCTTCCTTTAAAACCTTCTTTTCAAGATTTTCATCAATATTTTCCAATTCCAGAATCGGAAATAATATTGAATCAAAATTTACTACCTCAAAATCAAGGATATTAA
- a CDS encoding SusC/RagA family TonB-linked outer membrane protein codes for MKKFYFKLSRQSFAVLLGLFCATPLLAQTGKTVTGTVKELQVPLVGVMVKEEGTDNSTFTDDNGNYSLTLQHDDARLIFEQLDFPIREEEVLNRSVINVSFTQEEEGIQLKDVVVNAGYYSVKDKERTGSIARVTAKEIENQPVNNVLDALQGRVAGLEITPTIGTAGGGYTIRLRGQNSINAGNDPLFIIDGVPFDIGSSSSATVSGSVIPSGKVNPLNTIDPQSIESIEVLKDADATAIYGSRGANGVILITTKKGTKNKTSFNVDFNSSINHITKYVNLLNTEKYIKLRKQAFSNDGITTFPFNAYDVNGTWDQTRYTDWQRMLIGNIGSNQTARFMVNGGSEYTSFMVGVNLVKESSVYFGDFYYNKTSIYSNLNHTSTDKRFNFNLNTSFGFDRNKLPQTDLTRVSRSLAPNSPSIYTNDGRINWENNTWNNPIAALESVYNNKTYLLNLGSNLNYKITDELSAKINLGFNQTELTEFQINPHTRLNPASNASSLESSNSYQNLGKRNSWIIEPQLNFNKTFKENKIDLSYGFTFSKAETEDLSLYGFGFLDNSLLKRLSAAKTLRILNEANSFYNYMATYLRINYSFKNKYFINLTGRRDGSSRFSPENRFSNFGAVGAAWIFSKENAFSNSNWLSFGKLRGSVGVTGNDQIGNYQYLDTYSISDGLYEGNVSLNPSRLYNPNFSWEKNIKREIAFEIDLFKKLHLESSFYYNTSSNQLVGYSLPATTGFNSIQANLDADVVNKGFEFLLSSNVINSSHFSWNVNMQWTFPTTYLKKFPNLETSSYRNLYQIGYPLSIYKFYKYTGVDSVTGLYTFEDFNKDGKITSTDDKQAIVDLTPKWYGSLTNDMKYKNWNFNFTFYWSKKIAYNEWAGTSTMGTFNNMPIASLDYWSVDNPNASHQKPTSGTNAAAVSASSQFKQSDAVFSKADFIRLRNIAISYQIPSKKDQSIKAKVYLQGMNLFTITPFKGGDPEQTSGYLPPLKRLSIGTTINF; via the coding sequence ATGAAAAAATTTTACTTCAAACTCAGTAGGCAGTCATTTGCTGTATTATTGGGATTGTTTTGTGCAACACCCTTGTTGGCACAAACAGGAAAAACCGTGACTGGAACGGTAAAAGAACTTCAAGTCCCGCTAGTGGGTGTAATGGTAAAAGAGGAGGGAACCGATAATTCCACCTTTACCGATGATAATGGAAACTACTCGTTGACTTTACAACATGATGATGCAAGGTTAATTTTTGAGCAATTGGATTTTCCTATTCGAGAAGAAGAAGTGTTGAATAGAAGCGTGATAAATGTAAGTTTCACACAGGAGGAGGAAGGTATTCAGCTGAAAGATGTGGTGGTGAATGCAGGATACTATTCCGTAAAAGACAAAGAACGTACGGGGTCAATTGCACGTGTTACCGCAAAGGAAATAGAAAATCAGCCGGTGAATAATGTGCTGGATGCGTTGCAGGGTAGAGTAGCAGGTTTAGAAATTACCCCAACTATAGGAACAGCAGGCGGTGGTTATACCATTCGGTTAAGGGGGCAGAATAGTATAAATGCGGGGAATGATCCTTTGTTTATAATAGATGGAGTTCCGTTTGATATAGGTAGTTCAAGTAGTGCAACTGTTAGTGGTTCGGTTATACCAAGTGGTAAAGTAAATCCTTTGAATACTATAGACCCACAATCTATTGAAAGTATAGAGGTGTTAAAAGATGCAGATGCTACCGCTATTTATGGATCACGTGGTGCAAATGGGGTGATTTTGATAACGACTAAAAAAGGAACTAAAAATAAAACAAGTTTTAATGTAGATTTCAATAGCAGTATTAATCATATAACTAAATACGTCAATCTTTTAAATACAGAAAAATATATTAAGTTAAGAAAACAAGCATTTAGTAATGATGGAATCACCACTTTTCCATTTAATGCCTATGATGTGAATGGGACATGGGATCAGACAAGATATACGGATTGGCAACGTATGCTAATTGGAAATATAGGGAGTAATCAAACAGCTCGATTTATGGTGAATGGAGGTTCTGAATATACTTCTTTTATGGTTGGTGTTAATCTAGTAAAGGAATCGTCTGTTTATTTTGGTGATTTTTATTACAATAAAACGTCGATTTACTCAAATTTAAATCATACTTCAACTGATAAACGTTTTAATTTTAATTTGAATACTTCTTTCGGATTTGATCGTAATAAACTGCCACAAACAGATTTAACACGAGTATCGCGATCGTTAGCCCCCAATAGTCCTTCTATTTATACGAATGATGGGAGAATAAATTGGGAAAATAATACATGGAATAATCCGATTGCTGCTTTGGAAAGTGTTTACAATAACAAAACCTATTTATTAAATCTTGGTTCAAATTTAAATTATAAAATCACAGACGAACTATCCGCTAAGATTAACCTAGGTTTTAATCAGACTGAACTCACAGAGTTTCAAATTAACCCACATACTAGGCTTAATCCTGCTTCCAATGCGTCAAGCTTAGAATCATCGAATAGTTATCAAAATTTAGGGAAAAGAAATAGTTGGATTATTGAACCTCAACTTAACTTCAATAAGACTTTTAAGGAAAATAAGATCGACTTATCGTATGGTTTTACATTCTCAAAAGCAGAAACTGAAGATTTGAGTTTATATGGATTTGGGTTTTTAGATAATTCTTTACTAAAAAGATTAAGTGCAGCGAAGACATTACGTATTTTAAATGAAGCCAATTCTTTTTACAATTATATGGCGACATATCTTAGAATCAATTATTCTTTTAAGAATAAATACTTCATTAATTTAACAGGGAGACGAGATGGTTCTAGTCGATTTTCGCCAGAAAATAGATTTTCTAATTTTGGTGCAGTAGGAGCAGCATGGATATTCTCAAAAGAAAACGCATTCAGTAATTCGAATTGGTTGTCGTTTGGTAAATTAAGAGGAAGTGTCGGAGTAACTGGAAACGACCAAATTGGTAACTACCAATATTTAGATACGTATTCCATCAGTGATGGTTTATACGAAGGGAATGTAAGTCTTAATCCTTCGAGATTATATAACCCGAATTTCTCTTGGGAAAAAAATATAAAAAGAGAAATCGCATTCGAAATAGACCTTTTTAAAAAGTTACATCTCGAATCTTCTTTCTATTATAATACTTCATCTAATCAATTGGTAGGGTATAGTTTACCTGCTACAACAGGGTTTAATTCAATTCAAGCAAATTTAGATGCGGATGTTGTGAACAAAGGTTTTGAGTTTCTGCTATCATCTAATGTGATTAATTCTTCTCATTTTTCGTGGAATGTAAATATGCAATGGACTTTTCCTACAACTTACCTTAAAAAATTTCCAAATTTAGAAACTTCTAGTTATCGCAATTTATATCAGATAGGATATCCATTATCCATCTATAAATTTTATAAGTACACAGGTGTAGATAGTGTGACGGGTTTATATACGTTTGAAGATTTTAATAAGGATGGTAAAATAACGTCTACCGACGATAAACAGGCTATAGTCGACTTAACACCAAAATGGTATGGTAGCCTTACAAACGATATGAAATATAAAAACTGGAATTTTAATTTTACGTTCTATTGGAGTAAAAAAATAGCCTATAACGAATGGGCAGGTACATCTACGATGGGAACTTTTAATAATATGCCTATTGCTAGTTTAGATTATTGGAGTGTGGATAATCCTAATGCTTCACATCAAAAACCAACTTCTGGTACGAATGCAGCAGCTGTAAGCGCAAGTAGCCAGTTTAAACAAAGTGATGCTGTATTCAGTAAAGCGGATTTTATTCGATTAAGAAATATTGCAATCTCTTATCAAATCCCTTCAAAAAAAGATCAATCGATTAAAGCTAAAGTCTATTTACAAGGGATGAATTTATTTACAATTACACCTTTTAAAGGTGGAGATCCAGAGCAAACATCTGGCTATTTACCTCCATTAAAAAGGTTATCTATTGGTACAACTATAAACTTTTAA
- a CDS encoding helix-turn-helix domain-containing protein translates to MTEKEKLGIYLTSLRKDIKSSDYIDRSISQQELADKTKGLSKNTLLSIENGSANPTLDSLIILANALNQDQLNIFNISIDVKKYIKENNLDF, encoded by the coding sequence ATGACAGAAAAAGAGAAATTAGGTATTTATTTAACCTCTTTGAGAAAGGATATAAAAAGTTCAGATTATATTGATAGAAGTATATCACAACAAGAATTAGCTGATAAAACTAAAGGACTTTCCAAAAATACTTTATTATCAATTGAAAATGGAAGTGCTAATCCAACTCTAGATTCACTAATTATTTTAGCTAATGCTTTAAATCAAGATCAATTAAATATTTTTAATATATCAATAGATGTTAAGAAATATATTAAAGAGAATAATCTTGATTTTTAG